The genomic interval ATTGAGTTCATCGCAACGACCAACCCAGTCTTCTTTGCCGGAAAGCTCCTAAATGGTTTCATGGTTGGTGCTGTTGGCACTATCATGGTAAGCTACATTGGAGAAATTACACCGCTAGCTCTCCGCGGTATCTTCACTTGCGGAGTTGGTGTTGCCTACGGAATTGGTCCTCTCGTTGCTTTCATTGTTATCAACTACACTGGCACCGTCGAGTCTCGCTGGGCCTACCGTACCGTTTTCTGCTGCCAATTCGGCTTTGCTGGAGTTTCAGCAATTCTTTGGCCGTTCATGCCTGAGTACGTTCCTAATCCTTTGCGCAGACCATACATCTCTGAATTGACTAACCTACCTTAGGTCTCCGTGGTGGCTAGTATCCAAGGGGAAGAAGGACGAAGCCCTTAAGAGTCTTGGAAGACTTGGATACTCTGGTAATGAGGGCAGAGCGAAACTCGCTCTTATTGAGCGTACATTGGATGAAGTGAAAGCCGAAACAGACGGTGTCACCTACCTGGAGTGCTTCAAGAAGTCAAACTTGAGGAGAACCATCATCAGCATCATGCCTCTATGCATTCAGAGCTTCAGCGGAATCGCCTTTGTTGCCAGCTATTTCACTTGTCAGTATCCCGCCTTTTCACAACTCTATAATCGAGGCATCATTCCTCATTAAAGCAACGATACTAATAATTCGCTCTTTAGACTATCTTCAGCTCGCCGGTTATTCTACTTCGATGAGCTACCAGCTTCAGATTGCTCAGCCCGTTCTGTCAATTGTTGGCAACTTGATGGCCGCCGCTGTGATTGACAAAGTCGGCCGAAGAAATCTTACGTTCTACGGTTTGGCCATTCTCACAGTCTTCCTCTTGATTACAGGCGGATTGGGAACGGGCACCAGCCAGCCCATGATCAAAGGAACCGTCGCGTTCATTCTCATCTACAGCTGGTGGTATAACGTCTCCATCGGATCAACCGCCTTTTCTCTGCTTGCCGAAGTGTCGACTTCTCGTCTGAGAGCTAAGACCGTCGCCATCGGATATGCATCGCAAAACTCCATCAACGTTATGTGGCAATTCCTTATCCCGTACATGTTCAACCCGGACAAGGCCAACCTCGGCGCCAAGATTGCCTTCATCTTCGGTGGCTTGTGTCTCTTTTCCCTGGCATATCTTTGGCTCTTCCAGCCTGAGACTGGCGGTCGCTCCTACGAAGAGCTTGACGAAATGTTTGCAAAGGGCGTCCCAGCGAGGAAGTTCAAGTTGTACAAGACGACTGTGCAGTTGCGAAATGAGACATCTGCACAAGATGGAAGTCATTGACGTGGCTCACGAAACGTGATACCTTACAGTCAGCCAGAGCTACATATCATTTGGATACCTGGAATAATATCTTTGCAGGattattagtaaaaaaaactagTGATTAATTCAAGTAATTGGTTTCAACTCCTCATGGTCAATGCTGGCAAGCTGATGGATTGTGGGACAATTTGTTCTTGCGAATTCCACCGTTGAAGCCTTTGCACAAGCTCAAGTTCCGTTCCTTGGGGTTAATGTAACAGTGTTTCCTTCTGCGCATTTCTGAGACTTTCCTGAAGCCAATAAGGCCAAGCGCGTATCGCCGTCGCTCTGGCGTATTCCCCTGGCAAGTAAACATGGCCGCTACGGCCAGACACAATCTGCTTGAAGATGGCATCCACAACTGGTTCCGGCTCAAGTATCTTTGATTTGAAGGGGCCCGAGCTGTGCACCTTTTCGATCAAAGCTGTCCTTATATAGGTCGGAtgaataatactatttacgtGCTCAAATCAGCCTTTTACAGCTTGCtagctattagtatccctattatagggtagttagttcgaaccgtagttaacgaagagattaattaaactatataaatatctacgtaagtataaaaaggaggttctaattataagttagactagctataataattataaatagggcccctaattagcccctacgcagtcggctatataccgcggttaaattaaacttttaatttaatactaactttctcttttttttattaatttaactactatagttagaaatataattcgaccttaggcccgtttattaagtcgtctctttttcccccttttctctattctttttatataacctatccctctatttatataataacttttttactacttacgaattactctaatcccttatttagtactacttttataaaagcgtttataaagttatttttattattaatctaataaatcttaaatatctcgcgctttttatacgattacctaaaggctataatattaattataaacctcttttccttcgttattcctaatttaacgaggtattcgtataataaataaaaattagtataaataactattaaaataagtaaaaagctaattcgatcggtaatcttctttagcgttattaaaattatataagagaggttaacgtcgttaactatactataaacctctaatactaatatacttctcgttacttacttatttttaattaataagtaataaattatattactatatataataaattcgctcttacctatactcttattaacaaggataataatataccctaattataaaataaggtcgttattatttataaataacctattaataaaaacgtaaagcttactaattataaagtcgattaggtaataaacgagacctcgatcgagatttatctattactacttaagctacttattaagtacctcgacgtttcgtttagttagatttataacttacgctactttaacgtaattaaaaatcgctttaagttaataaatacttataatatatacccctcgcgcgagcttagctttatattactttttaatattagttacgttcggattaacgaggttaattttcttactctatcccttttactaaaaaacgacggtttcccttttaattataaaaatcccgctattaaatactaagggggtatttattataaagacttcttttagctttgttataaagcccgctttttaaagctccttatcctccttttttataaaattaatattaaataggcctaatatatcgttagtctatattctaacgatcctaaattagttactttcgtactccgtaattaataagtacaggtcgtatataaaaataattattaataattaattaatataaaaatcgtaataagtagcttattaataagtacccgattttacgagcctatatagtagcttaagtactttaataattatactttttaagtacttactaactatttcttttaataaataggctaggattttccttataagccctatagccgattaagtatcagcctaggtaatattacggctctaaatcttatatcccttcttccgtaataatactattagtactattattaatcgttagctatagcactatatagtaagcgattatataagtagcgtcgcctttttaacgttactatacccctaaattacgtatttaaatttcttatataactagggtattcctttctctttaatcttacgaactattcgtaatttaaatatataaaggtttatatatttttctaagttatataaaataaattaatagacccctcgatcgtaaaaagtatctacttcgataagatctaatcccttatacggctttttaataattataattatactttttttacgtaatttaaccgctagctcgaaatcggctttctcttttattatataaaaagtattaattacctcgtcgctagtaataaattattacgttagggcttattattataatcttttataacgtctcgttagtagtattaatactcttttagcaatttcctcttcctcgtcgtttattaatattactacgacgatttcgttaaggataatttcttatacctttactacgggttatatagtttcccttagctcttttttttcttataagttagaaattaccttattaagatttatatagtacggtctaactattataattaatactttaaatagctagttataatctctcgtaactatataagagcgctcgttaatagaaattaacttatatagcctagcttattattaagtaatttcgcgctatacttatatatctaaatttagtaatatatctaaattatcccttatatcgggcctattatacgtagtaattatcttattaacttacttttttatacttactttacgtaatacccgtattacttttttaactatttaggctcgttaacttatgcttagtaacggtagcgaggctaaggtcgttcttaaatatactctaaatactaataacgttaatataagtccgttaggccctatagtattattatagtatttaagtactatttaaaggtattcgtcgttagtaaaatccggattttcctttttaataattctaaacgccctttttaattactaatatgccctttttacctttctaatactatagtacgctttaacgagtataacttttagctagttactataggccgttatattatttttaaattttactaacttaaagctagtattagcattagttttaataccgtctagcggtccttagtatatattaatctagcttttttatagggctacctatactatttttatttataaatcccggaggaattgccctacttagaagaatatagctacgttaattatatataatactagctaactatttatataaaaaatattaacgacgatttcctagttaaaattaagcttattacgtaatttaaacttaaatttacgtaagctctgcgcatttatctagtattaataatatactttcgttaactattttagcgcccctattttaatattattattacttaattactttaaaaggttatatagcttcgtaactaacgagtacccgaatctttagtataatcttctaagcttactttctattaagtaattaattaacttcgtattattaataaactttataaacgtatacccctattatcgttcgattatttcgaagtacttattactaaagattttattcctcgtattattaaatataatacctaatcgatctatatcttttaaatataagagaaatagggtattaataagtaaaatataaaaagttatcgttctaaagtacgtttctatttttattatacctagggtagcgatttctttacctaggctaaaactaatccttataatacccgccgttaacgtattaagcattattaatacgatcttttatagtgcttagaattaccctttttttttaattaactattataatactttagtatttaaaataatcctataaaaatcgtctaggccgtactttttacttatataaaatacttatataagcttagtatttaagggatctaagtaatataaaaaggacccctttagctacccctagatttacttagtactatattctttttttttaaatatcgagagaaatagcgtcttctccttaattattaagagaataggcttcggccttattaaattcgcccttttagcctcttccgtatttattatttaaaaaaccttctcttattatttataaataaaagcttacttattaagagcttttactaccctttattcgtttagcctcgtatatcctttaaaaactaacggggtaaaaaaagagtaattaatatcgttaatttcgttataatctaattcgttagtatagggggtaagatcttccttattttttaaattttttataaggggtatatactttaagccgctactttagttattattactaagttctgtacccccggatttatttttatatataataaagaattagttaaattaataagggctagttttactatttactactctcgaCTTTttgtattatttatataatttaatacgctcttctttagaatagttatttaactaatatctatcctttttataaatataatattaccttttttattaccctattcgtaagttaaatctttacttatttaacgaatttaggcctctttattagcgattactatatctagcctcttttcttttttgattatatatttaatcgacttaatattattaataagggccgttatatacctagaagtaggtttaatatagtattctcgccttaatattaaaactagatcttagctttaagtaaagcgtctcgtagtctttaagtacttagtatagggttatttttacctctagtatatactaaactataatataaaaatatccgactttccgcttatttatccccttatttagctaggtttttactagcttattaattcgattaataagctctttaaaaatctctactcgtaatttaccctctattatcctagctataaatataaaaaaaatcgctcgtagcttaaataggagctctaagtacctattataggtcttaaagcggcttcggattacgttaattatactaaaaaagtcgttttaatcgagattacgtaccgcttcgtaataataattagaggctttacttacgagtacgatattaattactaaatagtattagtattccctaattctaactttttcataataatcgtaaaatatcgttagggttttttataagaccttatacttccccctagaatataatttctcttttaaaaagatctttttaaagtctataaattactttatatttattattagatttttaatatttatatataatccctacgtcgctacgtattattaataatttcgggtcgtctacctctttttttattaactaatcggtaccgaatttcgtattagtaacggtaataagttataaattaaaataggtagaattattaattatcgtacttttagtactatattttacctcggtatatccttttataataataaatttccgttagtaattatagggagaaaatctaagttatttaccctttttttaaattcgttaaagcgattatacgctttattaacctatacttagttttatagtacgaattcctcttttataattattattattaatattttatatagctcttacgattataattacgctaataatacccctcgcttataaaaaaatttattaactactttcgtaattcctaagcttacgctcgcaaactatttatttagttagtaactaaggtcgtttacgatttcgtaaaataggggttacccctataaccccttttttttataaaccttaattaaatagattaatactacgttaatttactcgctattaggctaatttacgattttatatatttacgtcccttaataatccgagttaatatttacttacttataaagaattaggattttatttaagatcgggttttatcctcttcttttttaccctaacttactaaaaattatactctaacttatatttatattagcggttattaatatatttaattttaacggggatatatttaatttacgtattaattataataaatccgtacttttactactcaacgaatttattagggtctaagaaattcctatttctttttaccgtcttactactactctcgtttttattatttttaataattattactattttttttaaatcgctagctattatacttactaagatccttctttttatttaatataaaaaagtaggttttaataattctttttaataataataatagtaaacgtttatattattataaaaagatatagtaattagtctcgggatctttattagttaccgatttctattattttatatatttctagctttttaagcctcgtactctttataatttttaaatagcttctttcccTAACTTACCTCCTCtagggtaatattttataaaaatagttaaaaataaacgctaagtagctcgtaaaagagctatataagttattaaaaaccgtataggccgttaagtataattaacgaaattaagccctcttttttataaaatcgtaaattttaaggacttattaaaaatacttatttattactcgtatataatagggttaaataccttagagatcttattttttatagcctcttagtaccctattttatattttttaagtagtctttttcgtagcttaattatagttaagtaattattatttactagcgatcccttttattatttagttaattttttaaaattagtaatctcgtactaagagctaatataaaaagaagccttttagtagccctttaaaagatttttttttatttaaatcctcgtttttttagcctttttttaagttaataataactttaataagaggtcgtagaACTATTTTAAGATAGccgctttctttttaaattaatttctaaaatccgtaatactcttaactcgatattattaagacttttaaatcccctctttttttattaaaccgttccttatattttatttttaaataatacttaggggaTAATTAAGGGAGTTacgaagaggttatttagattataggcttaaggtcgtatttataaaatctttataataataaacttttttatatattataaatctcttagcttaataactcttataaaattacctttattactaaataagaatatttatatttaaagatccccttttttaatcgcgcggtactcttttatattatactatttaactcgttcgttatactaattaattaaataagtagttattacgtaaatatttctttttactaatttaactagttaatttctaattataagccggctataaaaaggttatttaataaaaaagctacttagggtaatagtaaaaagctagttacttaagtaattttattaattaacgtagtttaatataataaacgtcgacctctcgtaagtaataaagggctacgattatttaatttcgtatagtatttaagaattgcctctttttttatttatttttataaagttaattaatataaatctcttatcccgtacggtattaaaaagttattttttttatataataagatactttattaatctataataataaaatttaattactaattagtattagtatccttattataaagtagttagttcgaactatagttaataaagagattaattaaactatataaatatttacgtaagtataaaaaggaggttttaattataagttaggctagctataataatcgtaaatagggcccctaattagcccctgcgcagtcggccgtacgccgcggtcaaattaaacttttaatccGACACTAGCTTGTTATTCTTGTGATTACTAACCTTGTGCGCACTCTCGGTACTTTATACCGATGTCTAATCTCCTGAGCCAATCCTTCATAAAGTCCCAGAGCGCCCATCTTGGAACATGAGTAGTCCACGTTGTGTACGCCCGTCACAAAGCTCGCCATACTTGCGACTGTGACGACATGGCCATGGTTGTTGTGGATCATCGAGGGTAAGAATTCTTTGATCAGGAGGAAGCTGGCAATGATGTTGACGTCAAAAACGTGACGAATTTGTTCCTCGGTCTCGTCTAGAATCGAGGCTATCTTCATGACGCCTGCATTGTTCACCAATACCGTAGGGTCACCGTGATCTTGACGGATTTGGCTTGCGACCTCCTTGATCGACTTGCTTGATGTGATGTCCACTTCGTAGAAGTACGCGTTCGACGCTGACTGCAGCTTTAGCGGAAATACTCATGAGAGATAGTTCAAGAACGCAGGCCAGACTTACGTAGCGGAGTTCTCGGCGGAACAATATCGAGACTTATGACTTTGATACAATTCTTGGCCAGCTTGCGCACCAGCTTGTCTCCAAGGCCTCCAGATCCACCGGTGACTACGACGAGCTCCCTTCGCCAGTCGTAGTTATCTTGAGTGAAGTTGTTAAGAGTCGCTTGACTCAGGAGACCATTGGTCTTTCGAAGGGTTGCTATACCGAGCAGCAAGGCCAGAACGAATCTCGGCCACCCACGCCGGAAGACTAACTTCAGGATGCCTGGCGTTTTGTAGTTTTGGAACAGCTCGATAAGCTTCCCAGATAACGCGGACTGGGCAGTCGAGGAAGACATTGTCACTGAAGCTGTCCAAAATCGTCAAAGGAGAGGTTTTAGGCCAGTCGCCTGATGCTATTCGCCGAACATCCTCTGCCCTATATCCTTCGGATCGACGGATGGACAGCAAAGCCGGCGGGCAATAACCGCTCTCCGTCTGATACTTCCCCGCAATTGCAACGTCCACTTAGGTTCAGGATAGCTCCCTCACCATGTAACACCTCCGCATAACAAGCCGAGGCTCAATTGAGTCCGTGCAAATGGTCGTGCGACATTTATGCATGCCTAGAAACCGAGATGCCATTCGACCCTGTGGTTCGCCGAGCAAGAAACCACGACATACCTGGATGAGTCtcgcgttaattaatatcgaaCGCGAGCTCGCATAAGACTCTTTTTAAGGACCtatgtcggattagaagtctaattcgaccgcggcatatagctaactacgcaggggctaattaggggccctatttataattatcgtagctagcctaacttataattagaacctcctttttatacctacgtaaatatttatataatttaattaatctctttattaactacggttcgaattaattactttataataaggatactaatactaattagtaattaaattctattattatagattagtaaagtattttattacgtaaaaaaaaCGACTTCTGAATACTaaacgggataagagattcgtattaaataattttataaaaataaataaaaaaagaggcaatttttaaatactatacggaattaagtaattatagccttttattacttacgagaggtcgacgtttattatattaaattacgttaattaataaaactgcttaagtaactagtctttta from Colletotrichum lupini chromosome 2, complete sequence carries:
- a CDS encoding maltose permease MAL31, with product MANYDDGYAAEKVDSQHDAKHLEVSADSQLALAADFEDHEMGIWKSFVRYPWACAWCVYACWTIILLSFDVQAAGAVVGIPEFRKDFGYEFNGDYVLPAIWQSAFSGAPIATAVISSIASAELADYIGRKKVLALALVISFIAVAIEFIATTNPVFFAGKLLNGFMVGAVGTIMVSYIGEITPLALRGIFTCGVGVAYGIGPLVAFIVINYTGTVESRWAYRTVFCCQFGFAGVSAILWPFMPESPWWLVSKGKKDEALKSLGRLGYSGNEGRAKLALIERTLDEVKAETDGVTYLECFKKSNLRRTIISIMPLCIQSFSGIAFVASYFTYYLQLAGYSTSMSYQLQIAQPVLSIVGNLMAAAVIDKVGRRNLTFYGLAILTVFLLITGGLGTGTSQPMIKGTVAFILIYSWWYNVSIGSTAFSLLAEVSTSRLRAKTVAIGYASQNSINVMWQFLIPYMFNPDKANLGAKIAFIFGGLCLFSLAYLWLFQPETGGRSYEELDEMFAKGVPARKFKLYKTTVQLRNETSAQDGSH